From a single Rosa rugosa chromosome 7, drRosRugo1.1, whole genome shotgun sequence genomic region:
- the LOC133720461 gene encoding putative disease resistance protein RGA4 isoform X2 has protein sequence MSTIHKFGGEAVELWVKDLEDIAQEADDVLDEIGYEVLRRKVELRNEMKKKVKIFFSHNNPIAFRFKMAHKIKKINKSLVNLNNEAAGRIGLVARTLANATSQDVAVLDRETVSDFIDIDEKFIIGREEVVSDIVKTSIKSNYNEENYLPVLAIVGMPGLEKAAAAQRKEVICKFIREKLEKKRYLLVLDDVWSEDPEKWKQLRSCLLTVNYTQGSSIIVTTRSDKVAKVMETFRCDLRRLSDDESWLIMKDKAVSVGSAPMSKEQETTGKEIAKKCGGVPLMAKVLGDTLRSKTRDEWGSIVNSKVWDSPVGERIFSILKLSFDELKPPSLKQCFAYCSMLFKDFDIEKDDLIQLWMAQGLLHPCSDKNLEMEERGNEYFKILLAKSFFQDVTKDYGSNVTKCKMHDLVHDFAERVSKSGNLRSLFSNGEDLESNLLNLKSLRVLNLYNADTEVLPDSIGKLKHLRYLNVLKTRMKALPKSIGKLYNLQTLKMPNQLEEFPTEIANLTNLRHICFGRYMKVPGGILGRFTDLRSLPFLKVSKETGLRIEELSGLNQLHNTLSIYGLENVGDGEEAQKANLVEKKHIRKLILDWKLSGPNHNVENDDDVLEGLRPHSSLEFLEIHGFMGTKFPSWLLLANHLKEIELLGCNKCEGVPVLGHLPNLSCVKIKRMEKLTRIGSEFYGDNHVNCGNGSSREAWPLFPALKTLHIKEARNLIEWMEAPTERGSRVVFPCLEELTLIHCEQLISAPSHFPSLKKLVIEGSGGTPIASILSNQLTTLTYLSLRDVRGLTCLPEGMLENNKNLAHLDIHHCSELICISPQSQGSEYCCASLSYLDIWTCANLKYLPDGLLTPSLKKLKLSHCYDLKYIPDATHGGLTSLETLIVMDCSKITSIPFSQGLPSLGEFTISRCRELSSLPGGLEYCTSIRSLRITECPKVPSISVESLSTSLQELCVSNLDSLPISRGGFTSLREFTICFCRSAQFGPGFSAFLQTLVSLQKLTIWACHSLETIPSSDKLTSLRSLEISHCSKLTCLPDGLAASSQSCSLTRLKKLTLGGFCVELDAFPAFQAIPQLESLTIRGWRKLKSLPEQIPHLPSLRHLTIERFWEVEAIPEWLGNLASLEDLSIYFCKSLMYLPSVEAMRRLTKLKEIDIRYGCDLLEERCREESGPEWPKIRHLPFITIGDTKIVN, from the exons ATGTCGACCATTCACAAGTTCGGGGGGGAGGCTGTGGAATTGTGGGTGAAGGATCTTGAAGACATAGCTCAAGAAGCTGATGATGTCTTGGATGAAATTGGGTATGAAGTTCTCCGACGCAAAGTAGAACTCCGTAACGAGATGAAGAAAAAGGTGAAAATTTTCTTCTCACACAACAATCCCATTGCATTTCGCTTTAAAATGGcacataaaattaaaaagatCAACAAATCTTTGGTGAATTTGAACAATGAGGCAGCTGGCCGTATTGGGTTGGTTGCTAGGACATTAGCTAACGCAACCTCTCAAGATGTTGCAGTGCTTGACAGGGAAACCGTCTCCGACTTTATTGATATCGATGAGAAGTTCATCATTGGAAGGGAGGAGGTCGTGTCAGATATAGTCAAAACCTCGATCAAGTCAAACTATAATGAAGAAAATTATCTTCCGGTTCTGGCTATTGTGGGAATGCCAGGTCTAG AGAAAGCCGCAGCAGCACAAAGAAAGGAAGTGATTTGTAAATTCATTCGAGAAAAGCTGGAAAAGAAAAGATACCTTCTAGTGCTTGATGATGTTTGGAGCGAAGATCCTGAGAAATGGAAACAGTTGAGGAGTTGTTTGTTAACGGTTAATTATACTCAAGGAAGCAGCATCATTGTCACTACCCGTAGTGACAAAGTTGCAAAAGTCATGGAGACCTTTAGGTGTGATTTGAGAAGACTATCAGATGATGAATCTTGGCTTATAATGAAGGATAAAGCAGTTTCAGTTGGGAGTGCTCCTATGTCCAAAGAGCAGGAGACAACGGGTAAAGAGATTGCTAAAAAGTGCGGAGGTGTACCATTAATGGCAAAG GTTTTGGGAGATACGCTGCGCTCTAAAACAAGAGATGAATGGGGATCAATTGTAAACAGTAAAGTATGGGATTCACCAGTAGGAGAGagaattttttcaattttgaagtTGAGTTTTGATGAATTGAAACCTCCATCCTTGAAACAATGTTTTGCATATTGCTCGATGCTCTTCAAGGATTTTGATATTGAAAAGGATGACTTGATCCAACTTTGGATGGCTCAAGGGTTGCTTCACCCCTGTTCTGACAAAAACCTAGAGATGGAGGAGAGAGgtaatgaatattttaaaatcctaTTGGCGAAGTCTTTTTTCCAAGACGTTACAAAGGATTATGGGAGTAATGTTACCAAATGTAAGATGCACGATCTTGTGCATGATTTTGCAGAACGTGTATCAAAATCAGGGAACTTACGCTCACTTTTTTCAAATGGAGAAGACCTTGAGAGCAACTTACTTAACTTGAAATCCTTACGTGTCTTAAACTTATACAATGCAGATACGGAGGTGTTGCCAGATTCTATTGGAAAGTTGAAACACTTGAGGTATTTGAATGTATTGAAAACAAGAATGAAAGCACTTCCCAAATCTATTGGGAAGCTTTATAATCTGCAGACACTAAAAATGCCTAATCAGCTTGAAGAGTTTCCAACGGAAATTGCAAATTTGACCAACTTACGGCACATTTGTTTTGGTAGATATATGAAAGTTCCAGGTGGGATACTGGGACGGTTCACTGATCTCCGATCATTACCTTTTCTCAAGGTAAGTAAAGAGACAGGTCTGAGAATTGAGGAATTGAGTGGTTTAAACCAGTTGCACAACACCTTGTCTATTTATGGACTGGAAAATGTAGGGGATGGAGAAGAAGCGCAGAAAGCGAACTTAGTAGAGAAGAAACATATACGCAAGTTAATCCTTGATTGGAAGCTCAGTGGGccaaaccacaatgtggagaACGATGACGATGTACTAGAAGGCCTCCGACCACATTCTAGTTTGGAATTTTTGGAGATTCATGGATTCATGGGTACTAAATTTCCATCATGGTTattgctagccaaccatttgaAAGAGATTGAATTATTGGGCTGCAACAAATGTGAAGGAGTCCCGGTACTTGGGCATTTACCCAATCTTAGTTGTGTTAAGATTAAGAGAATGGAGAAGCTAACTCGTATAGGATCCGAGTTTTATGGTGATAATCATGTTAACTGTGGAAATGGATCAAGTAGGGAGGCATGGCCTTTGTTCCCTGCTTTGAAAACACTGCATATTAAGGAGGCACGGAACCTGATTGAATGGATGGAAGCGCCAACAGAGAGAGGAAGTAGGGTGGTGTTTCCTTGCCTTGAGGAGCTGACCTTGATTCACTGTGAACAACTGATAAGTGCTCCCAGTCATTTTCCATCTCTCAAGAAGTTGGTGATAGAAGGCTCAGGAGGCACGCCAATAGCAAGTATTCTAAGCAATCAACTCACCACTCTCACTTATCTCAGCTTAAGGGATGTGAGGGGACTGACTTGTCTGCCGGAAGGGATGTTGGAAAACAACAAGAACCTTGCACATTTGGATATACATCATTGTTCGGAGTTAATTTGTATTTCTCCCCAATCACAAGGATCTGAGTACTGCTGCGCATCTCTTTCATATTTGGATATATGGACTTGTGCGAATCTGAAATATTTACCTGATGGGCTACTCACACCTTCTCTTAAAAAGCTGAAGTTGTCGCATTGTTACGATCTAAAGTACATCCCAGATGCTACACACGGTGGTCTCACCTCCCTTGAAACATTGATTGTGATGGACTGCTCTAAAATAACTTCCATTCCATTTTCACAAGGCCTCCCATCTCTTGGTGAATTCACTATAAGCAGGTGTCGGGAATTATCAAGCCTACCGGGTGGACTGGAATACTGTACCTCTATTCGGAGTTTGAGAATAACAGAGTGCCCTAAGGTACCATCCATTTCAGTCGAAAGTCTGAGTACATCCCTCCAAGAGTTGTGTGTAAGTAATCTGGACTCTCTTCCAATTTCACGAGGAGGCTTTACATCACTCCGTGAATTCACAATCTGTTTCTGCCGAAGTGCACAATTTGGGCCAGGATTTAGTGCCTTTCTTCAAACCCTTGTCTCTCTTCAAAAATTGACGATATGGGCTTGCCATTCTCTAGAGACTATTCCAAGTTCAGACAAGCTCACATCCCTCCGCAGCTTGGAGATTTCTCATTGTAGTAAATTAACATGTCTACCGGATGGGTTAGCAGCATCGTCACAGTCCTGCAGCCTCACCCGTTTGAAGAAATTGACACTTGGTGGTTTCTGCGTGGAGCTCGATGCATTCCCAGCTTTTCAGGCTATACCACAGCTTGAATCATTAACCATCCGTGGGTGGCGTAAGCTCAAGTCTCTCCCTGAACAAATTCCACACTTGCCTTCTTTAAGACATTTGACGATAGAGAGGTTTTGGGAAGTGGAGGCTATTCCAGAATGGTTGGGAAACCTTGCATCTCTTGAGGACCTGAGTATTTATTTCTGCAAGAGTCTAATGTATCTACCTTCTGTGGAAGCTATGCGACGCCTCACCAAATTGAAAGAGATAGACATCCGCTATGGTTGTGACCTTCTAGAAGAAAGATGCAGGGAGGAGAGCGGCCCAGAGTGGCCTAAGATTCGTCATCTTCCATTCATCACGA TTGGAGATACAAAAATCGTGAATTGA
- the LOC133720461 gene encoding putative disease resistance protein RGA4 isoform X1, with protein sequence MSTIHKFGGEAVELWVKDLEDIAQEADDVLDEIGYEVLRRKVELRNEMKKKVKIFFSHNNPIAFRFKMAHKIKKINKSLVNLNNEAAGRIGLVARTLANATSQDVAVLDRETVSDFIDIDEKFIIGREEVVSDIVKTSIKSNYNEENYLPVLAIVGMPGLGKTTLAKSIYHESEIDSHFDEKIWVCVSTPFEVKKILSGILEYFEPEKAAAAQRKEVICKFIREKLEKKRYLLVLDDVWSEDPEKWKQLRSCLLTVNYTQGSSIIVTTRSDKVAKVMETFRCDLRRLSDDESWLIMKDKAVSVGSAPMSKEQETTGKEIAKKCGGVPLMAKVLGDTLRSKTRDEWGSIVNSKVWDSPVGERIFSILKLSFDELKPPSLKQCFAYCSMLFKDFDIEKDDLIQLWMAQGLLHPCSDKNLEMEERGNEYFKILLAKSFFQDVTKDYGSNVTKCKMHDLVHDFAERVSKSGNLRSLFSNGEDLESNLLNLKSLRVLNLYNADTEVLPDSIGKLKHLRYLNVLKTRMKALPKSIGKLYNLQTLKMPNQLEEFPTEIANLTNLRHICFGRYMKVPGGILGRFTDLRSLPFLKVSKETGLRIEELSGLNQLHNTLSIYGLENVGDGEEAQKANLVEKKHIRKLILDWKLSGPNHNVENDDDVLEGLRPHSSLEFLEIHGFMGTKFPSWLLLANHLKEIELLGCNKCEGVPVLGHLPNLSCVKIKRMEKLTRIGSEFYGDNHVNCGNGSSREAWPLFPALKTLHIKEARNLIEWMEAPTERGSRVVFPCLEELTLIHCEQLISAPSHFPSLKKLVIEGSGGTPIASILSNQLTTLTYLSLRDVRGLTCLPEGMLENNKNLAHLDIHHCSELICISPQSQGSEYCCASLSYLDIWTCANLKYLPDGLLTPSLKKLKLSHCYDLKYIPDATHGGLTSLETLIVMDCSKITSIPFSQGLPSLGEFTISRCRELSSLPGGLEYCTSIRSLRITECPKVPSISVESLSTSLQELCVSNLDSLPISRGGFTSLREFTICFCRSAQFGPGFSAFLQTLVSLQKLTIWACHSLETIPSSDKLTSLRSLEISHCSKLTCLPDGLAASSQSCSLTRLKKLTLGGFCVELDAFPAFQAIPQLESLTIRGWRKLKSLPEQIPHLPSLRHLTIERFWEVEAIPEWLGNLASLEDLSIYFCKSLMYLPSVEAMRRLTKLKEIDIRYGCDLLEERCREESGPEWPKIRHLPFITIGDTKIVN encoded by the exons ATGTCGACCATTCACAAGTTCGGGGGGGAGGCTGTGGAATTGTGGGTGAAGGATCTTGAAGACATAGCTCAAGAAGCTGATGATGTCTTGGATGAAATTGGGTATGAAGTTCTCCGACGCAAAGTAGAACTCCGTAACGAGATGAAGAAAAAGGTGAAAATTTTCTTCTCACACAACAATCCCATTGCATTTCGCTTTAAAATGGcacataaaattaaaaagatCAACAAATCTTTGGTGAATTTGAACAATGAGGCAGCTGGCCGTATTGGGTTGGTTGCTAGGACATTAGCTAACGCAACCTCTCAAGATGTTGCAGTGCTTGACAGGGAAACCGTCTCCGACTTTATTGATATCGATGAGAAGTTCATCATTGGAAGGGAGGAGGTCGTGTCAGATATAGTCAAAACCTCGATCAAGTCAAACTATAATGAAGAAAATTATCTTCCGGTTCTGGCTATTGTGGGAATGCCAGGTCTAGGTAAGACAACTTTGGCTAAATCAATCTATCATGAATCTGAGATTGATAGTCACTTCGATGAAAAAATATGGGTGTGTGTATCCACCCCTTTCGAAGTCAAGAAGATCTTAAGTGGAATTTTGGAATATTTTGAACCAGAGAAAGCCGCAGCAGCACAAAGAAAGGAAGTGATTTGTAAATTCATTCGAGAAAAGCTGGAAAAGAAAAGATACCTTCTAGTGCTTGATGATGTTTGGAGCGAAGATCCTGAGAAATGGAAACAGTTGAGGAGTTGTTTGTTAACGGTTAATTATACTCAAGGAAGCAGCATCATTGTCACTACCCGTAGTGACAAAGTTGCAAAAGTCATGGAGACCTTTAGGTGTGATTTGAGAAGACTATCAGATGATGAATCTTGGCTTATAATGAAGGATAAAGCAGTTTCAGTTGGGAGTGCTCCTATGTCCAAAGAGCAGGAGACAACGGGTAAAGAGATTGCTAAAAAGTGCGGAGGTGTACCATTAATGGCAAAG GTTTTGGGAGATACGCTGCGCTCTAAAACAAGAGATGAATGGGGATCAATTGTAAACAGTAAAGTATGGGATTCACCAGTAGGAGAGagaattttttcaattttgaagtTGAGTTTTGATGAATTGAAACCTCCATCCTTGAAACAATGTTTTGCATATTGCTCGATGCTCTTCAAGGATTTTGATATTGAAAAGGATGACTTGATCCAACTTTGGATGGCTCAAGGGTTGCTTCACCCCTGTTCTGACAAAAACCTAGAGATGGAGGAGAGAGgtaatgaatattttaaaatcctaTTGGCGAAGTCTTTTTTCCAAGACGTTACAAAGGATTATGGGAGTAATGTTACCAAATGTAAGATGCACGATCTTGTGCATGATTTTGCAGAACGTGTATCAAAATCAGGGAACTTACGCTCACTTTTTTCAAATGGAGAAGACCTTGAGAGCAACTTACTTAACTTGAAATCCTTACGTGTCTTAAACTTATACAATGCAGATACGGAGGTGTTGCCAGATTCTATTGGAAAGTTGAAACACTTGAGGTATTTGAATGTATTGAAAACAAGAATGAAAGCACTTCCCAAATCTATTGGGAAGCTTTATAATCTGCAGACACTAAAAATGCCTAATCAGCTTGAAGAGTTTCCAACGGAAATTGCAAATTTGACCAACTTACGGCACATTTGTTTTGGTAGATATATGAAAGTTCCAGGTGGGATACTGGGACGGTTCACTGATCTCCGATCATTACCTTTTCTCAAGGTAAGTAAAGAGACAGGTCTGAGAATTGAGGAATTGAGTGGTTTAAACCAGTTGCACAACACCTTGTCTATTTATGGACTGGAAAATGTAGGGGATGGAGAAGAAGCGCAGAAAGCGAACTTAGTAGAGAAGAAACATATACGCAAGTTAATCCTTGATTGGAAGCTCAGTGGGccaaaccacaatgtggagaACGATGACGATGTACTAGAAGGCCTCCGACCACATTCTAGTTTGGAATTTTTGGAGATTCATGGATTCATGGGTACTAAATTTCCATCATGGTTattgctagccaaccatttgaAAGAGATTGAATTATTGGGCTGCAACAAATGTGAAGGAGTCCCGGTACTTGGGCATTTACCCAATCTTAGTTGTGTTAAGATTAAGAGAATGGAGAAGCTAACTCGTATAGGATCCGAGTTTTATGGTGATAATCATGTTAACTGTGGAAATGGATCAAGTAGGGAGGCATGGCCTTTGTTCCCTGCTTTGAAAACACTGCATATTAAGGAGGCACGGAACCTGATTGAATGGATGGAAGCGCCAACAGAGAGAGGAAGTAGGGTGGTGTTTCCTTGCCTTGAGGAGCTGACCTTGATTCACTGTGAACAACTGATAAGTGCTCCCAGTCATTTTCCATCTCTCAAGAAGTTGGTGATAGAAGGCTCAGGAGGCACGCCAATAGCAAGTATTCTAAGCAATCAACTCACCACTCTCACTTATCTCAGCTTAAGGGATGTGAGGGGACTGACTTGTCTGCCGGAAGGGATGTTGGAAAACAACAAGAACCTTGCACATTTGGATATACATCATTGTTCGGAGTTAATTTGTATTTCTCCCCAATCACAAGGATCTGAGTACTGCTGCGCATCTCTTTCATATTTGGATATATGGACTTGTGCGAATCTGAAATATTTACCTGATGGGCTACTCACACCTTCTCTTAAAAAGCTGAAGTTGTCGCATTGTTACGATCTAAAGTACATCCCAGATGCTACACACGGTGGTCTCACCTCCCTTGAAACATTGATTGTGATGGACTGCTCTAAAATAACTTCCATTCCATTTTCACAAGGCCTCCCATCTCTTGGTGAATTCACTATAAGCAGGTGTCGGGAATTATCAAGCCTACCGGGTGGACTGGAATACTGTACCTCTATTCGGAGTTTGAGAATAACAGAGTGCCCTAAGGTACCATCCATTTCAGTCGAAAGTCTGAGTACATCCCTCCAAGAGTTGTGTGTAAGTAATCTGGACTCTCTTCCAATTTCACGAGGAGGCTTTACATCACTCCGTGAATTCACAATCTGTTTCTGCCGAAGTGCACAATTTGGGCCAGGATTTAGTGCCTTTCTTCAAACCCTTGTCTCTCTTCAAAAATTGACGATATGGGCTTGCCATTCTCTAGAGACTATTCCAAGTTCAGACAAGCTCACATCCCTCCGCAGCTTGGAGATTTCTCATTGTAGTAAATTAACATGTCTACCGGATGGGTTAGCAGCATCGTCACAGTCCTGCAGCCTCACCCGTTTGAAGAAATTGACACTTGGTGGTTTCTGCGTGGAGCTCGATGCATTCCCAGCTTTTCAGGCTATACCACAGCTTGAATCATTAACCATCCGTGGGTGGCGTAAGCTCAAGTCTCTCCCTGAACAAATTCCACACTTGCCTTCTTTAAGACATTTGACGATAGAGAGGTTTTGGGAAGTGGAGGCTATTCCAGAATGGTTGGGAAACCTTGCATCTCTTGAGGACCTGAGTATTTATTTCTGCAAGAGTCTAATGTATCTACCTTCTGTGGAAGCTATGCGACGCCTCACCAAATTGAAAGAGATAGACATCCGCTATGGTTGTGACCTTCTAGAAGAAAGATGCAGGGAGGAGAGCGGCCCAGAGTGGCCTAAGATTCGTCATCTTCCATTCATCACGA TTGGAGATACAAAAATCGTGAATTGA
- the LOC133720461 gene encoding putative disease resistance protein RGA3 isoform X3 translates to MSTIHKFGGEAVELWVKDLEDIAQEADDVLDEIGYEVLRRKVELRNEMKKKVKIFFSHNNPIAFRFKMAHKIKKINKSLVNLNNEAAGRIGLVARTLANATSQDVAVLDRETVSDFIDIDEKFIIGREEVVSDIVKTSIKSNYNEENYLPVLAIVGMPGLGKTTLAKSIYHESEIDSHFDEKIWVCVSTPFEVKKILSGILEYFEPEKAAAAQRKEVICKFIREKLEKKRYLLVLDDVWSEDPEKWKQLRSCLLTVNYTQGSSIIVTTRSDKVAKVMETFRCDLRRLSDDESWLIMKDKAVSVGSAPMSKEQETTGKEIAKKCGGVPLMAKVLGDTLRSKTRDEWGSIVNSKVWDSPVGERIFSILKLSFDELKPPSLKQCFAYCSMLFKDFDIEKDDLIQLWMAQGLLHPCSDKNLEMEERDTEVLPDSIGKLKHLRYLNVLKTRMKALPKSIGKLYNLQTLKMPNQLEEFPTEIANLTNLRHICFGRYMKVPGGILGRFTDLRSLPFLKVSKETGLRIEELSGLNQLHNTLSIYGLENVGDGEEAQKANLVEKKHIRKLILDWKLSGPNHNVENDDDVLEGLRPHSSLEFLEIHGFMGTKFPSWLLLANHLKEIELLGCNKCEGVPVLGHLPNLSCVKIKRMEKLTRIGSEFYGDNHVNCGNGSSREAWPLFPALKTLHIKEARNLIEWMEAPTERGSRVVFPCLEELTLIHCEQLISAPSHFPSLKKLVIEGSGGTPIASILSNQLTTLTYLSLRDVRGLTCLPEGMLENNKNLAHLDIHHCSELICISPQSQGSEYCCASLSYLDIWTCANLKYLPDGLLTPSLKKLKLSHCYDLKYIPDATHGGLTSLETLIVMDCSKITSIPFSQGLPSLGEFTISRCRELSSLPGGLEYCTSIRSLRITECPKVPSISVESLSTSLQELCVSNLDSLPISRGGFTSLREFTICFCRSAQFGPGFSAFLQTLVSLQKLTIWACHSLETIPSSDKLTSLRSLEISHCSKLTCLPDGLAASSQSCSLTRLKKLTLGGFCVELDAFPAFQAIPQLESLTIRGWRKLKSLPEQIPHLPSLRHLTIERFWEVEAIPEWLGNLASLEDLSIYFCKSLMYLPSVEAMRRLTKLKEIDIRYGCDLLEERCREESGPEWPKIRHLPFITIGDTKIVN, encoded by the exons ATGTCGACCATTCACAAGTTCGGGGGGGAGGCTGTGGAATTGTGGGTGAAGGATCTTGAAGACATAGCTCAAGAAGCTGATGATGTCTTGGATGAAATTGGGTATGAAGTTCTCCGACGCAAAGTAGAACTCCGTAACGAGATGAAGAAAAAGGTGAAAATTTTCTTCTCACACAACAATCCCATTGCATTTCGCTTTAAAATGGcacataaaattaaaaagatCAACAAATCTTTGGTGAATTTGAACAATGAGGCAGCTGGCCGTATTGGGTTGGTTGCTAGGACATTAGCTAACGCAACCTCTCAAGATGTTGCAGTGCTTGACAGGGAAACCGTCTCCGACTTTATTGATATCGATGAGAAGTTCATCATTGGAAGGGAGGAGGTCGTGTCAGATATAGTCAAAACCTCGATCAAGTCAAACTATAATGAAGAAAATTATCTTCCGGTTCTGGCTATTGTGGGAATGCCAGGTCTAGGTAAGACAACTTTGGCTAAATCAATCTATCATGAATCTGAGATTGATAGTCACTTCGATGAAAAAATATGGGTGTGTGTATCCACCCCTTTCGAAGTCAAGAAGATCTTAAGTGGAATTTTGGAATATTTTGAACCAGAGAAAGCCGCAGCAGCACAAAGAAAGGAAGTGATTTGTAAATTCATTCGAGAAAAGCTGGAAAAGAAAAGATACCTTCTAGTGCTTGATGATGTTTGGAGCGAAGATCCTGAGAAATGGAAACAGTTGAGGAGTTGTTTGTTAACGGTTAATTATACTCAAGGAAGCAGCATCATTGTCACTACCCGTAGTGACAAAGTTGCAAAAGTCATGGAGACCTTTAGGTGTGATTTGAGAAGACTATCAGATGATGAATCTTGGCTTATAATGAAGGATAAAGCAGTTTCAGTTGGGAGTGCTCCTATGTCCAAAGAGCAGGAGACAACGGGTAAAGAGATTGCTAAAAAGTGCGGAGGTGTACCATTAATGGCAAAG GTTTTGGGAGATACGCTGCGCTCTAAAACAAGAGATGAATGGGGATCAATTGTAAACAGTAAAGTATGGGATTCACCAGTAGGAGAGagaattttttcaattttgaagtTGAGTTTTGATGAATTGAAACCTCCATCCTTGAAACAATGTTTTGCATATTGCTCGATGCTCTTCAAGGATTTTGATATTGAAAAGGATGACTTGATCCAACTTTGGATGGCTCAAGGGTTGCTTCACCCCTGTTCTGACAAAAACCTAGAGATGGAGGAGAGAG ATACGGAGGTGTTGCCAGATTCTATTGGAAAGTTGAAACACTTGAGGTATTTGAATGTATTGAAAACAAGAATGAAAGCACTTCCCAAATCTATTGGGAAGCTTTATAATCTGCAGACACTAAAAATGCCTAATCAGCTTGAAGAGTTTCCAACGGAAATTGCAAATTTGACCAACTTACGGCACATTTGTTTTGGTAGATATATGAAAGTTCCAGGTGGGATACTGGGACGGTTCACTGATCTCCGATCATTACCTTTTCTCAAGGTAAGTAAAGAGACAGGTCTGAGAATTGAGGAATTGAGTGGTTTAAACCAGTTGCACAACACCTTGTCTATTTATGGACTGGAAAATGTAGGGGATGGAGAAGAAGCGCAGAAAGCGAACTTAGTAGAGAAGAAACATATACGCAAGTTAATCCTTGATTGGAAGCTCAGTGGGccaaaccacaatgtggagaACGATGACGATGTACTAGAAGGCCTCCGACCACATTCTAGTTTGGAATTTTTGGAGATTCATGGATTCATGGGTACTAAATTTCCATCATGGTTattgctagccaaccatttgaAAGAGATTGAATTATTGGGCTGCAACAAATGTGAAGGAGTCCCGGTACTTGGGCATTTACCCAATCTTAGTTGTGTTAAGATTAAGAGAATGGAGAAGCTAACTCGTATAGGATCCGAGTTTTATGGTGATAATCATGTTAACTGTGGAAATGGATCAAGTAGGGAGGCATGGCCTTTGTTCCCTGCTTTGAAAACACTGCATATTAAGGAGGCACGGAACCTGATTGAATGGATGGAAGCGCCAACAGAGAGAGGAAGTAGGGTGGTGTTTCCTTGCCTTGAGGAGCTGACCTTGATTCACTGTGAACAACTGATAAGTGCTCCCAGTCATTTTCCATCTCTCAAGAAGTTGGTGATAGAAGGCTCAGGAGGCACGCCAATAGCAAGTATTCTAAGCAATCAACTCACCACTCTCACTTATCTCAGCTTAAGGGATGTGAGGGGACTGACTTGTCTGCCGGAAGGGATGTTGGAAAACAACAAGAACCTTGCACATTTGGATATACATCATTGTTCGGAGTTAATTTGTATTTCTCCCCAATCACAAGGATCTGAGTACTGCTGCGCATCTCTTTCATATTTGGATATATGGACTTGTGCGAATCTGAAATATTTACCTGATGGGCTACTCACACCTTCTCTTAAAAAGCTGAAGTTGTCGCATTGTTACGATCTAAAGTACATCCCAGATGCTACACACGGTGGTCTCACCTCCCTTGAAACATTGATTGTGATGGACTGCTCTAAAATAACTTCCATTCCATTTTCACAAGGCCTCCCATCTCTTGGTGAATTCACTATAAGCAGGTGTCGGGAATTATCAAGCCTACCGGGTGGACTGGAATACTGTACCTCTATTCGGAGTTTGAGAATAACAGAGTGCCCTAAGGTACCATCCATTTCAGTCGAAAGTCTGAGTACATCCCTCCAAGAGTTGTGTGTAAGTAATCTGGACTCTCTTCCAATTTCACGAGGAGGCTTTACATCACTCCGTGAATTCACAATCTGTTTCTGCCGAAGTGCACAATTTGGGCCAGGATTTAGTGCCTTTCTTCAAACCCTTGTCTCTCTTCAAAAATTGACGATATGGGCTTGCCATTCTCTAGAGACTATTCCAAGTTCAGACAAGCTCACATCCCTCCGCAGCTTGGAGATTTCTCATTGTAGTAAATTAACATGTCTACCGGATGGGTTAGCAGCATCGTCACAGTCCTGCAGCCTCACCCGTTTGAAGAAATTGACACTTGGTGGTTTCTGCGTGGAGCTCGATGCATTCCCAGCTTTTCAGGCTATACCACAGCTTGAATCATTAACCATCCGTGGGTGGCGTAAGCTCAAGTCTCTCCCTGAACAAATTCCACACTTGCCTTCTTTAAGACATTTGACGATAGAGAGGTTTTGGGAAGTGGAGGCTATTCCAGAATGGTTGGGAAACCTTGCATCTCTTGAGGACCTGAGTATTTATTTCTGCAAGAGTCTAATGTATCTACCTTCTGTGGAAGCTATGCGACGCCTCACCAAATTGAAAGAGATAGACATCCGCTATGGTTGTGACCTTCTAGAAGAAAGATGCAGGGAGGAGAGCGGCCCAGAGTGGCCTAAGATTCGTCATCTTCCATTCATCACGA TTGGAGATACAAAAATCGTGAATTGA